A genomic region of Tamandua tetradactyla isolate mTamTet1 chromosome 2, mTamTet1.pri, whole genome shotgun sequence contains the following coding sequences:
- the TACSTD2 gene encoding tumor-associated calcium signal transducer 2, with amino-acid sequence MSRSSGLALPPLLLLLLAAVARHTAAQYNCTCPTNKMTICGPDGPGGRCQCRALGSQHVVDCSTLTSKCLLLKARMSAPKSARALVRPSEHALVDNDGLYNPECDHEGRFKARQCNQTSECWCVNSVGVRRTDKGDLSLRCDELVRTHHILIDLRHRPAAGAFNLSDLETELRRLFHERYRLHPRFLAAVHYEQPTIQIELRQNASQKTPGDVDIADAAYYFERDVKGESLFSGRGTFDVRVRGEPLQVEQTLIYYLDEKPPQFSMKRLTAGLIAVIVVVVVALAAGVAVLVITNWRKTGRYKKVEIKELGELNKEPSL; translated from the coding sequence ATGAGCCGGAGCTCCGGGCTCGCGCTGccgccgctgctgctgctgctgctggcggCGGTGGCTCGTCACACGGCCGCGCAGTACAACTGCACGTGCCCCACCAACAAGATGACCATCTGCGGCCCGGACGGGCCAGGCGGCCGCTGCCAGTGTCGGGCGCTGGGCTCCCAACACGTGGTCGACTGCTCCACGCTCACTTCCAAGTGCCTGCTGCTCAAGGCGCGCATGAGCGCCCCCAAGAGCGCCCGCGCGCTGGTGCGGCCAAGCGAGCACGCGCTGGTGGACAACGACGGCCTGTACAACCCCGAATGCGACCACGAGGGCCGCTTCAAAGCCCGCCAGTGCAACCAGACGTCGGAGTGCTGGTGCGTGAACTCGGTGGGCGTGCGCCGCACGGACAAGGGCGATCTGAGCCTGCGCTGCGACGAGCTGGTGCGCACTCACCACATCCTCATTGACCTGCGCCACCGCCCGGCCGCCGGCGCCTTCAACCTCTCGGACCTGGAAACCGAGCTGCGGCGGCTCTTCCACGAGCGCTACCGCTTGCACCCCAGGTTCCTGGCGGCCGTGCACTATGAACAGCCCACCATCCAGATAGAGCTGCGGCAGAACGCGTCGCAAAAGACCCCGGGCGACGTGGACATCGCCGACGCCGCCTACTACTTCGAGAGGGACGTCAAGGGTGAGTCGCTGTTCTCAGGCCGCGGAACCTTCGACGTGCGCGTGCGGGGCGAGCCCCTGCAAGTGGAGCAGACACTCATCTACTACCTGGACGAGAAGCCCCCCCAGTTCTCTATGAAGCGCCTCACGGCCGGCCTCATCGCCGTCATCGTGGTGGTCGTGGTGGCCCTTGCCGCTGGGGTGGCTGTCCTGGTGATCACGAACTGGAGGAAGACGGGGAGGTACAAGAAGGTGGAAATCAAGGAACTGGGGGAGTTGAATAAGGAACCAAGCTTGTAG